In Trifolium pratense cultivar HEN17-A07 linkage group LG7, ARS_RC_1.1, whole genome shotgun sequence, a genomic segment contains:
- the LOC123899494 gene encoding LOW QUALITY PROTEIN: transcription factor VOZ1 (The sequence of the model RefSeq protein was modified relative to this genomic sequence to represent the inferred CDS: inserted 2 bases in 1 codon; deleted 3 bases in 2 codons; substituted 1 base at 1 genomic stop codon), giving the protein MKKISKGSCKTASHRLFKDKAKNHVDDLQVMFLDLQFARKESRSIDAARLEEQVHQILWEWRAGLNEPSSAASLKQGGSHGSFSTDICRLLQLCEEEDDATSLLVVPRPEPNDQTMQTDADAGDINEFLGFNVNQRQHHHDVLLIDECKHSILGVPSIEANNSYGXPTFESECRQFDLNDDFNRNCYAAFNGTDLRGEDAVPHIPTYLPSLCPPPSAFLGPKCSLLDCSRPAQGLDLCQDFCSSXPVLRPGGVGLNDNLLLAALSANAKGKDVGIPECEGAAVAKSPWNAPEFFDLFVLEGETIRGWLFFDKSRSAFESGNRKRRSLPDYNGQGWRESRKHVMNEFGELKRSYYMDPQPLNHFEWHLYEYEISKCDSRALYWLEFKCVDGKKSSKAKITSDSVTNMQTQIVRLSAEFPYDSRRSAMGRGKPDAKADIGCVYTASNNAPSPYDYLVENTNDYYVSK; this is encoded by the exons ATGAAGAAGATTTCCAAGGGCAGCTGCAAGACAGCTTCACACAGGCTCTTCAAGGACAAGGCAAAGAACCATGTTGATGATCTGCAGGTGATGTTTCTTGATCTGCAGTTTGCCAGGAAGGAGAGTCGTTCCATTGATGCCGCACGTCTTGAGGAGCAAGTCCATCAGATTCTTTGGGAGTGGAGGGCCGGTCTAAATGAGCCCTCTTCTGCTGCTTCTTTAAAGCAG GGTGGAAGTCATGGATCATTCTCAACCGATATTTGTAGGCTATTGCAGCTCTGTGAGGAGGAAGATGATGCCACTAGTCTATTAGTTGTGCCTCGGCCTGAACCTAATGATCAGACTATGCAGACTGATGCAGATGCT GGTGATATTAACGAGTTTCTTGGTTTTAATGTAAATCAGAGACAACATCACCATGATGTTCTATTAATTGATGAGTGCAAACACTCCATCTTAGGAGTTCCCAGTATAGAAGCTAACAACTCCTATGGGTGACCTACTTTTGAATCAGAATGTCGTCAATTTGATTTAAATGATGACTTCAATCGCAACTGTTATGCTGCTTttaatggaacagatttaagaGGTGAGGATGCTGTTCCTCATATACCTACCTATCTACCAAGTCTCTGCCCTCCTCCTTCTGCTTTCTTAGGCCCAAAATGTTCACTTTTGGATTGTTCAAGGCCCGCACAAGGGTTGGACTTGTGTCAGGACTTTTGCAGTAG CCCAGTTCTACGACCTGGTGGAGTCGGACTGAATGATAATTTACTTTTAGCTGCTCTTAGTGCAAACGCAAAAGGAAAAGATGTTGGCATCCCAGAATGTGAGGGAGCAGCAGTTGCAAAGTCTCCATGGAATGCACCTG AGTTCTTTGATCTTTTTGTTCTCGAGGGTGAGACTATTAGGGGGTGGCTTTTCTTTGATAAGTCCCGAAGCGCATTTGAGAGTGGAAACAGAAAGCGAAGGTCC TTGCCTGACTATAATGGACAGGGATGGCGTGAATCTAGAAAGCATGTGATGAATGAGTTTGGAGAACTGAAGAGATCCTATTACATGGATCCACAACCACTAAACCATTTTGAGTGGCACCTTTATGAGTATGAAATTAGCAAATGTGATTCACGTGCCTTATATTGGTTGGAATTCAAGTGTGTTGATGGGAAGAAGAGCTCCAAGGCAAAGATAACAAGTGATTCTGTTACTAATATGCAGACACAGATAGTAAGACTCTCTGCCGAGTTTCCCTATGATAGCAGACGTTCTGCAATGGGCAGAGGCAAACCTGATGCCAAGGCTGACATAGGTTGTGTATATACAGCTTCAAACAATGCACCATCACCATATGACTATCTTGTTGAGAATACAAATGACTATTATGTCTCGAAGTGA